In Planctomycetota bacterium, the sequence TCGATGTGGGCGATGTGCTGGCGACGGTGGAAAGCAATGATAGCCTTCAGGTCTATCCGGTGAAAGCGCCGATTCATGGCGTCATCCTCGCGCGCAATACCAATATTGGCGATGTCGCAGGCGATTCGCCGCTCTTTACCATCGTCAACGTGTCGAACGTATGGGCGGAATTTCACGTTTTCCCGCGCGATATCGACAAGATTAAGAACGGGCAAACTGTCCGCGTCATTAGCTTTGAAGGACAGCATGAAGGTGAAGCGCCGATCTCGGTGGTATCGCCGATCGCTGAATCTTCCAGCCAAACCATAGTTGCGCGCGTGACGCTGCCGAATGACGAAGGCCTATGGCATTCGGGCATGACGGTGCGCGGCGACGTGGCGGTGCGTGAGAAGCAAGTGCCGCTTGCCGTCAAAACATCCGCGATTCAGCGAATGGAAGGCAAAACGGTGGTGTTCGTGCGAGACGGCGATAAGTACCTCATGCGCCCTATCAAGGCGGGGATTGCCGACAACGAATGGACGGAAGTGCGCGATGGGCTGAAACCCGGCGAATCATATGTCAGCGGCAACAGCTTTTTAATTAAGGCCGACATCGGCAAAGCCGGTGCCGAGCATGAGGACTAAATCATGATCGAGCGCATTTTAGGCTTTTCCCTCCATCACCGTTACCTGGTCGCATTGCTCAGCGCAGCGGTTGCCGTGTTTGGTCTGTATTCGCTCAAAGCTCTGCCGATCGACGCCGTGCCGGATATCACCAACGTACAGGTGCAGATCAATACGGTCGCACCCGCGCTTTCTCCGATGGAAATCGAAAAGCAGGTTACTTTCGCAGTGGAAACGGCGCTGGCTGGCATTCCAGGCTTGGAGAGCACCCGCTCGATCTCGCGCAACGGGTTCAGCCAGGTGACGGCGGTTTTTCATGATGACGTCGATATTTATTTTGCTCGCGCGCAGGTAAATGAACGCTTGGCCGAAGCGAAGGAATCGCTACCGACCGGCACCGACCCGCGCATGGGAGCAATCTCGACAGGCTTGGGTGAAATTTATATGTGGACGGTGCGCTATGCGCATCCAAAAGGCGAAGGCGCGGCGGTAAAGGACGGCGAAGCGGGTTGGCAAAGCGACGGCAGTTATTTAACACCAGAAGGACAGAAGCTCAAAGGGGATATGGAATTAGCATCCTACCTGCGCACGGTGCAGGACTGGATTATCCGCCCGCAGCTTAAAAGCGTAGCGGGCGTGGCCGGCGTCGATGCCATCGGCGGCTATAAGCGCGAGTACCATGTGCAGCCATACCCGGAAAAGCTGGTGGCGCTAGGACTTAGTTTTAAGGACATCGTAGAGGCCCTTGAAAAGAACAATCAAAGCGTCGGCGCTGGCTATATCGAAAAAGCCGGTGACTCTTATGTGGTGCGCGCCGATGGACGTATCAGCACGGCGGAGGAAATTGGCGATATCGTCGTCACCACGCGCCGAGGCGTGCCGGTCTATTTGCGCGACATTGCCCAGGTCGGAATTGGCAAGGAACTCCGCACGGGCTCCGCATCGGAGAACGGTCAGGAGGTCGTGGTTGGCACATCGCTGATGCTGATCGGCGCGAACAGTCGCACCGTATCGGAAGCGGTGGACACGAAGCTGAAAGAAATCGTCAAATCCCTGCCGCCGGATATCGAAGCCAAGACAGTATTGAACCGCACCAACCTGGTGAACCGGACCATCGGCACGGTGGAGAAAAATCTGACCGAAGGCGCGCTACTGGTCATCGCTGTGCTGTTCCTTGTGCTTGGCAACATCCGCGCCGCCATGATTACGGCGCTGGTCATCCCGATTTCAATGCTGATGACTTTTATCGGAATGATTAAGCTAGGTATTTCCGGCAATCTGATGAGCTTGGGCGCGCTCGACTTCGGCCTGATCGTGGACGGCGCGATCATCATCACAGAAAACTGCCTGCACCGACTGGCACATGCGCAGAAACATTGCAGCCGCGTACTGAATCTGAAAGAACGCCTGCACGAGGTAATGCTGGCGGGCAAGGAAATCATTAAGCCCATCGTGTTCGGCCAAGCCATCATCATCATGGTGTATGTGCCGATGCTCACCTTCACTGGCATCGAAGGCAAGATGTTCGAGCCGATGGCGATCACCGTCATTCTGGCGCTGGTTGCCTCCTTCGTGCTTTCTATCACGTTCGTACCGGCAATGATTGCCATCTTCGTCACTGGCAAGGTGAAGGAAGGCGAAGGCCGTATGGTGGAAAAAGCCAAGGAGTATTATCTGCCTTGGCTGGAACGTACAATCGCGCGCCCCGGCAAAACCGCTGGCATCGCTACCGCGCTGGTGCTGCTGGCGATCGTCACTTTCAACTTCCTCGGCCGCGAGTTCATTCCGACGCTCGACGAGAAGGATATGGCGATGCAGGCGCTGCGTATCCCTTCCACCTCACTCACGCAATCGCAGACAATGCAGTTTGAAGTGGAAAAAGCGGTCAGCGGTTTCAAGGAAGTGGCGTTCGTTTTCAGCAAAACCGGCTCGGCGGAAATGGCATCCGACCCGATGCCGCCAAACGCCACGGATACCTTCATTATCCTGAAAGACCAGAAAGAATGGCCTGACCCGAAACTGCCGAAATCCGAACTGATTAAGCGGGTGGAGGAAGCCGTGCGCAAGGTGCCGGGCAACAATTATGAATTTACCCAGCCGATTCAGATGCGCTTCAACGAGCTGATCGCCGGCGTGCGCGGCGACGTGGCGGTGAAGATCTATGGCGACGATTTCGGCGCGATGGGGAAAACCGGCGGGCAGATCATGCAGCAGCTCCAGGCCATTCCCGGCGCGGCGGACGTCAAGGAGGAGCAAGCCAGCGGCCTGCCGTTCTTGGAAATCAATCTGGATAGGCCAGCGATTGCGCGCTACGGCCTCAATGTCAGCGATGTGCTCGATGTGGTGGCGATCGCCGTGGGCGGGCGAGAATCCGGACTCGTGTTCCAGGGTGACAGGCGCTTCGATATTCTGGTGCGGCTGCCAGATAACCTCCGCGGTGATATAGCGGTGATTGAAAACCTGCCGATTCTGCTGCCGGAGGAAACTGAAAACTCCGACGAAAACGCCAATCTGCCGCACAGCCGCCCGCGCTATCTCCCCTTACGCGAAGTGGCGAAGCTGGAAATGGTGGAAGGTCCGAACCAGATCAGCCGCGAGAACGGCAAGCGCCGTATGGTAGTGCAGGCCAACGTGCGCGGGCGCGACATCGGCTCATTCGTCGCTGATGCTCAGGCGGCGGTGGATGCCAAGGTGAAGCTCCCAGCCGGATACTGGCTGGAATGGGGCGGGCAGTTTAAGAATTTGAAGGAAGCCAGCGACCGCCTGATGATCGTGGTGCCTACCTGCTTCTTCTTCATTTTCCTGCTGCTCTTTGCCGCGCTCAATTCCGTGAAGCAGGCGCTGCTGGTGTTCTCCGGCATTCCGCTGGCGGTGGTGGGCGGCGTGTTCACGCTGCTGTTGATCAACATGCCGTTTTCGATTTCGGCGGGCGTGGGCTTTATCGCGCTGTCCGGTATCTCGGTGCTTAACGGCTTGGTGATGATCAACAGCATCAACCAGCTCGTGCAGGAAGGCCTGCCGAAAGAGGAAGCCGTGCGCCAAGGCACATTAAACCGCTTGCGCGCCATGATTATGGCAACGGTGGTGCCGTCGCTCGGTTATGTGCCGATGGCACTTTCCAACGGCGCGGGCGCAGAAGTGCAGAAGCCGCTGGCCGTCGTGGTGATCGGCGGGCTCATCGCAGCAACCATCTTGACGCTCCTGGTGCTTCCCGCTCTCTACAACCGCTTTAATCTAGCCCAAGAATTGACCGAGAAGGAGGAACTATGAACCGGCGAACGACAGTTGCATTGACCTTTGTGATACTGCTCTTTGGATGCAGCCAACCAGCGCAACAATCTTTAGATGAGAAGCTGGCAGACAAGACGCCCGAGGAAAAACAGGAAATACTGCGCCTGGCCTGTCTCAACGAGGCGGAATATACCACCAGGATCAAGAGGGCCAAATTTGAGCGCCAATACGGTGGTAGGCGACTATCTTCGGTGCACAACACAAGCGAAACCAACCGGTTGAAACAATTATGCCGTGAGATGATGCGGCTTAATTAAAGGAGAGAGACAGTGTATGAATAGAATGAAAAACTTGGTGCGTTTTCTTGTATTGTGCGGGGGATTGCTTTTGGTTGCTTGCGATTCGAGTTATCAGGAAAAACTCAATGAGATGTTGCGAGGGAAAACCGTTGCGGAAAAACGCCTCATTCTTGCAGATGAATGCGCCGCACAGATCAACAATGGTTCGACGCCGAAAGCCCGTGGAAATGCAAGTCATTACGAGCGTATGAAGCACATCTGCGAGGAGATGACCGGAGAAACGGTCGATGCGAATCCACCCGTCCAACTTCACAAATAGAATGACTGATGGATAGCCCTGCCTCAACAAATCATTCGAGGATCGTTTCAATTCGCTTTGCGAAGCCCTGGGACGAAGAGATCGATGTGCGAATCCGGCCGCACCCATACCACCGCAACTCTTTGCAGGGCTATTCGCTTATTCAAGTTGAGGGAGATTGAGAAGTTCCAGGGCTTCATTCGGGTGGCTGTTAAGGCGGCGGATGGCGGCCGCACTCGATGACGATACGATTCCAGACTGGCAGAATGCCCAGCATTTTCAGGGCGGCCTTATGCTCGTTGGTCTTTGCATCGACACGAGCTTGAACCAGGACCGCCTCGACGAGCGGCGAGTAAGCCGCGACCAAATGCCGCCCGGACACGACGTCCCGACTGCTCGCAAAGTTTTGCCGTCAATGGAGAGCAGCTCTTTCTGCTCTCTTGCCGCTTCTCCTTCGGGAGTTGGCCGCAGGCGGGACTGTATCCATAGCGGTAGAGCGGCTTTCAAGGCAATCGCGTCCAGACGGCTGAACAGGTCGGAAAAGCACGAGGCGGCCAGCGTCTTGCCACGGGTAAAGCCGAGAGCATGGGTGAGAGCCGGGCCGAACTGGGCAACGGCCACCGGCTACTTGCGTCCCCGCAACATAGCGAGGACAGTCAAAGCGAGGATGGCGGACAAGGGGTGGACGCGACCGCGACGGTTGCGGGGGGGGGGGCGGGTACTTCGGCCAGGACTTCGAGCAGGGAAAGGCCAGGCATAACGGGGCTCCGCTCCGGAGGGCACTTGCGCCCTTCTTACTCAGTCTCTCTCGATCTGCCAACCTGAATCGGCGAATAGCCCTGTTTAGCCCCTGGGGACGATGCGGTTTTTGTTATGGACGAGAACCGCATTTGCCGATAAAATCAAATACTTGGCAAAATCTGTCTGCGGTGTTTTTATGGCCCGGCTGTTGCTCATTCTGATGCTGATGACGACGCAACTCCTCACGGGGAGTGGCGCTTCCGTCTATCTATGCGTCGGCAGCAACGGCTCGTACTGCTTTGACTCTGGCCCTGACTCCTGCAGCTGCTGCCATGAGGAGCACGAAACTACGGGCGATGGTTGCAAGCACGAACACGACGATGCCGCTTGCAATCACCATGACGAGTCGCAGCCAGTTCAACCTGGAACGGATAGGCTCACGGCGCTCGATCCGTGTGGATGCACGCACATCCCCGTTATGTTGCCGTCCGACCAGCCAACAAATGCCTCCCGTGCTGCCGTCAAGGTGGACGTTGAGCGGCTCACCGCGCTCATTACCCTGCCGCTGTTGAGTAGCTTCGATGGCTGGCTGGCATCTCAGCCCGCGATCCATTGGTCCGATCCACCGCCAGACGGCAATTTCGCGCTGACCATTGTCTCCACGGTTGTCATTCGCTGCTAAACCAGCCTCTCTCCTCGGCGTTGTCGCGCTGAGTCGATGATCCGCGCGATCATCATCCTCGCTCGACGTTCTCAGCCGTGTCTTCGATCACGCTGCACGACCGTTTTCGTGCTGCTGTCGGTCGGGAAATCACCCTTCACTTTCGGAGAGAGTATGTCTGCAACCGTTATGGCCCCGCCGCGCCCTGTGGGCGGTCTGCCACAGGCCGAAGCCCAAACCGTGCCAAGGCCACGCCGTCGCTGGTGGATGGCGGCTTTGAATACCGTGCCTAACCTCGTGGTGTTTTCTATCCTGGGCGGTGTGATGTACCTCGGGCATCACACCGGCTGGAAGCTGCCGAAAATGTCTTCCCTCATGGGAACCGCGCCGGTCGCAGCCGACGACTGGTGTGCCGAACATCTCGTCCCGGAAACTGCGTGCATCGAGTGCCGTACCGATCTGCTTCCGAAAGACAAGCCGCAAGGCTTTTGCCGGGAGCACGGTGTCGCTGAGTGCGTAATCCATCACCCGGATCTCGCGCAGGTGAAGGGTGATCCGCAGCTTCCCAAGTACGACACAGTGAGAGCGATCTCACTCGTTGCCCGACCTGAAAATAACAGCCGCAACACGATGCACTCCCGCCGAGTACAGTTTTCGTCCGCCGAGAGCGTCACCAAGGCGGGGATCGACGTGGACGTGGTGCAAGAACGTCCGATTCTCGATGCAATCACCGCCAACGGCGAACTGATGTTTGATCCAACCCGCGTAGGACATCTTTCAGCGAGAGTTCCCGGCAGTGTCGCGGCAGTCTTCAAAATGATCGGCGACGAAGTGGCTGCGGACGACGTGCTGGCGCTGATTGACGCCAACCAGGTCGGACAAGCGAAGTCACAGTTTCTGCAAGCCGTGGTGCAGCATAAGCTGCGAAAGACCACCGTAGAACGCCTCAAACCGATTGCGACGAATGGTGCGCTCCCTCAAAAGTCGTTGATCGAAGCTGAAGCCGCCCTCCAGGAATCCGAAGTCGCTCTTATCGCCGCTCGCCAGGCTCTTGCGAACCTTGGCTTCGACCTGCCCGAAGATATAGAAGATCGCGACGCGCGTTTACTCGCCGATGATTTGCGATTTCTCGGCGTACCCAAGAATGCACTCACGTCGATTCCAGAGGGAACAAAAACCGCCAACCTGATCCCCGTTCGCGCCCGCTACAAAGGAGTGCTGATCGCATCGCAGGTCGTCGCAGGAGAAGTCGTCGATACCTCGAAGTCCCTGTTCACCGTCAGCGATCCTCACCGGATGTGGCTCATCCTGAATGTTCGCCAGGAGGACGCCAAGTACGTTCGGCGCGGCCAATCAGTCCGGTTTCGCGCCGACAACGGCGACCAGTTGGTAGTGGGCACAGTGTCGTGGATCAGCCCAGCCGTTGACGAACAAACCCGCACCATGCAGGTCAGAGTCGCCGTCGCAAACGAAGATGGCGCACTCCAGGACAAGACGTTTGGCACCGGCCGGATCATCCTCCGCGAAGAACCTAACGCCATCGTCGTGCCTCGTGATGCCGTGCAATCGACGCCCGACGCATCATTCGTCTTCGTGCGCGACAAGAACTACTTCGACGAAAAGTCGCCGAAGTTCTTTCATGTGCGGCAGGTTCGCATCGGTGCACGCGATGATCAGTATGTCGAACTCCTCGCTGGCGTCTTGCCGGGGGAAGTCATTGCATCCAAGGGAAGTAACGTCCTGCTTGCTCAGCTACTTCGCAGCAATCTCGGTGCGGGTTGCGGCTGCCACGAACATTAAGCGAAGGAACGGAGGCTTGTCATGGACTTCCTCAATCGGATTATCGACTTTTCCCTGCACAACCGGATGGTGGTCATCCTGGGCGTGTTGGCTGCCGCTGTCGCCGGCGTGTTCGCCTTGCAGCATCTTGACATTGATGCTTTCCCGGACACGACGCCGGTGCAAGTGCAGATTAATACGATTGCGCCGTCGCTGGGGCCGGAAGAAGTCGAACGGCAAATCACGTTTCCCATCGAGCAAGCCATCGGCGGCCTGCCGGCATTGGAACAACTGCGCTCCATCTCCAAGTTCGGGCTGTCGCAGGTCGTCGTCGTGTTCAAGGACGGAGTGGATATTTACTTCGCCCGGCAACTCATCAATGAACGCCTGGCGTCGGTCGAGATGCCGCAAGGCATTGAGCGACCCAAGATGGGCCCGGTGGCCACGGGCCTGGGAGAGGTTTTCCACTACGTCGTGACCGGCCAGGGAACGGATGTAACGGAACTGCGAACGATCCACGACTGGGTAGTCAAGCCGCCGATGAAAACGGTTCCCGGCACGGCGGAAATCAACAGTTGGGGCGGGTACGTCAAGCAGTACCAGATTCGTCTCAACCCCGACCGCCTGATTAAGCACGGCCTGACGTTCGACCAAGTCATTGCAGCAGTCCAGAAGAATAATTTCAACGTCGGCGGCGGCAACATCAGCCAACCGAGCGGCATGCTGCTCGTTCAAGGGCTTGGACGGACCACAAACATCGAGCAGATTCGGCAGATTGTCATTCATGCCAAGGACGGCGTACCGATCCGTGTGTCCGATGTGGGCGATGTCGTCATTGGGCACGAAATCCGCC encodes:
- a CDS encoding efflux RND transporter periplasmic adaptor subunit; amino-acid sequence: MSNKSLVIILLLAALIGGGYWLMGGKAENALAQAEPERKEEGNAEEGHKEGEPAGDSTEIAKDAADAAGIKTETAGGATVAETVTLTGRITLNQNTIAQVKARFPGIVRDVKKGQGETVDVGDVLATVESNDSLQVYPVKAPIHGVILARNTNIGDVAGDSPLFTIVNVSNVWAEFHVFPRDIDKIKNGQTVRVISFEGQHEGEAPISVVSPIAESSSQTIVARVTLPNDEGLWHSGMTVRGDVAVREKQVPLAVKTSAIQRMEGKTVVFVRDGDKYLMRPIKAGIADNEWTEVRDGLKPGESYVSGNSFLIKADIGKAGAEHED
- a CDS encoding CusA/CzcA family heavy metal efflux RND transporter is translated as MIERILGFSLHHRYLVALLSAAVAVFGLYSLKALPIDAVPDITNVQVQINTVAPALSPMEIEKQVTFAVETALAGIPGLESTRSISRNGFSQVTAVFHDDVDIYFARAQVNERLAEAKESLPTGTDPRMGAISTGLGEIYMWTVRYAHPKGEGAAVKDGEAGWQSDGSYLTPEGQKLKGDMELASYLRTVQDWIIRPQLKSVAGVAGVDAIGGYKREYHVQPYPEKLVALGLSFKDIVEALEKNNQSVGAGYIEKAGDSYVVRADGRISTAEEIGDIVVTTRRGVPVYLRDIAQVGIGKELRTGSASENGQEVVVGTSLMLIGANSRTVSEAVDTKLKEIVKSLPPDIEAKTVLNRTNLVNRTIGTVEKNLTEGALLVIAVLFLVLGNIRAAMITALVIPISMLMTFIGMIKLGISGNLMSLGALDFGLIVDGAIIITENCLHRLAHAQKHCSRVLNLKERLHEVMLAGKEIIKPIVFGQAIIIMVYVPMLTFTGIEGKMFEPMAITVILALVASFVLSITFVPAMIAIFVTGKVKEGEGRMVEKAKEYYLPWLERTIARPGKTAGIATALVLLAIVTFNFLGREFIPTLDEKDMAMQALRIPSTSLTQSQTMQFEVEKAVSGFKEVAFVFSKTGSAEMASDPMPPNATDTFIILKDQKEWPDPKLPKSELIKRVEEAVRKVPGNNYEFTQPIQMRFNELIAGVRGDVAVKIYGDDFGAMGKTGGQIMQQLQAIPGAADVKEEQASGLPFLEINLDRPAIARYGLNVSDVLDVVAIAVGGRESGLVFQGDRRFDILVRLPDNLRGDIAVIENLPILLPEETENSDENANLPHSRPRYLPLREVAKLEMVEGPNQISRENGKRRMVVQANVRGRDIGSFVADAQAAVDAKVKLPAGYWLEWGGQFKNLKEASDRLMIVVPTCFFFIFLLLFAALNSVKQALLVFSGIPLAVVGGVFTLLLINMPFSISAGVGFIALSGISVLNGLVMINSINQLVQEGLPKEEAVRQGTLNRLRAMIMATVVPSLGYVPMALSNGAGAEVQKPLAVVVIGGLIAATILTLLVLPALYNRFNLAQELTEKEEL
- a CDS encoding efflux RND transporter periplasmic adaptor subunit, with translation MIRAIIILARRSQPCLRSRCTTVFVLLSVGKSPFTFGESMSATVMAPPRPVGGLPQAEAQTVPRPRRRWWMAALNTVPNLVVFSILGGVMYLGHHTGWKLPKMSSLMGTAPVAADDWCAEHLVPETACIECRTDLLPKDKPQGFCREHGVAECVIHHPDLAQVKGDPQLPKYDTVRAISLVARPENNSRNTMHSRRVQFSSAESVTKAGIDVDVVQERPILDAITANGELMFDPTRVGHLSARVPGSVAAVFKMIGDEVAADDVLALIDANQVGQAKSQFLQAVVQHKLRKTTVERLKPIATNGALPQKSLIEAEAALQESEVALIAARQALANLGFDLPEDIEDRDARLLADDLRFLGVPKNALTSIPEGTKTANLIPVRARYKGVLIASQVVAGEVVDTSKSLFTVSDPHRMWLILNVRQEDAKYVRRGQSVRFRADNGDQLVVGTVSWISPAVDEQTRTMQVRVAVANEDGALQDKTFGTGRIILREEPNAIVVPRDAVQSTPDASFVFVRDKNYFDEKSPKFFHVRQVRIGARDDQYVELLAGVLPGEVIASKGSNVLLAQLLRSNLGAGCGCHEH